One window from the genome of Bradyrhizobium xenonodulans encodes:
- a CDS encoding HipA domain-containing protein, giving the protein MAHAVRIAHYLYPAAYLSSASAALLQPTSDGRLFLSGRRDQRTRIRTLEIVQNEAPAHPSTAPAIVGDDQGEIRIEVSSPRQRFLEAFRLRSEHASAITDELRADMATRLVEEFGSPQAAADALWALARENGWYREGEGAERYLTTRPAIGKAATNKAALERIVAWHGQPLGRLTHDGFEWRWKAAANTAPPLVRQTAPGKLPAFVESLLPEGWLAQVLHERDDRDAIRHGKRFMSNIAVVATKKELDVLPLDVLQAPLAKFAKRGQFIGRYVGPSRGELEQSFEENLAQLFERAETPRLSGVQIKAPMCLASDGALIAAIDAPFTHILKPAGTAGFEALPIVEWICLELGRAAGFVVPDAALVGMPDRMAPALVVERFDIRRDKTDKRRLALDDFCSVLDLPASAKYDGTIEGVARGLRPLSTDPADDLDILFRLALFAWLVADGDMHLKNLALLRVAAPGVRQFESVRFAPLYDAVTTRVFPGLASDRMALKLSGKDERLTPRDFLTLARTIELSIARAEEAMASVTAATRKAAGAISLPVMARDGEGAKSVEERVKAIVAERCGAFA; this is encoded by the coding sequence TTGGCCCACGCCGTGCGCATCGCACATTATCTCTACCCGGCCGCTTATCTCTCGTCCGCCTCGGCCGCACTCCTGCAGCCAACCTCTGACGGTCGGCTTTTCCTCAGCGGACGTCGCGATCAGCGCACCCGGATTCGCACTCTCGAAATCGTCCAGAACGAGGCGCCGGCACATCCGTCGACAGCGCCTGCGATCGTAGGCGACGATCAGGGCGAGATCAGGATCGAGGTGTCGTCGCCGCGCCAGCGGTTCCTGGAAGCTTTCCGCCTCCGAAGCGAGCACGCCAGCGCCATCACCGACGAGCTTCGCGCGGACATGGCCACGCGGCTGGTCGAGGAGTTTGGATCACCACAAGCGGCGGCGGACGCGCTCTGGGCTTTGGCTCGCGAGAACGGATGGTATCGCGAGGGCGAGGGCGCCGAGCGCTACCTGACGACACGCCCGGCGATCGGCAAGGCCGCTACGAACAAGGCAGCGCTTGAGCGGATCGTGGCCTGGCATGGCCAGCCCCTCGGCCGCCTGACGCATGACGGCTTCGAATGGCGCTGGAAGGCCGCGGCAAATACGGCGCCGCCGCTCGTCCGCCAGACGGCGCCCGGCAAGCTGCCAGCCTTTGTGGAGTCCCTCTTGCCGGAAGGCTGGCTCGCCCAGGTTCTTCACGAGCGCGATGATCGCGACGCCATTCGGCACGGCAAGCGGTTCATGTCGAACATCGCGGTCGTCGCGACCAAGAAGGAGCTCGACGTCCTGCCGCTCGACGTCCTGCAGGCGCCGCTCGCGAAGTTTGCCAAGCGCGGGCAATTCATAGGACGCTATGTCGGCCCGTCGAGGGGTGAGCTGGAGCAGAGCTTCGAGGAGAACCTTGCGCAACTATTTGAGCGCGCGGAAACGCCTCGTCTGTCCGGCGTGCAAATCAAGGCGCCGATGTGCCTGGCGTCCGACGGCGCGCTGATCGCGGCGATCGACGCGCCGTTCACTCACATCCTCAAGCCCGCCGGGACGGCCGGCTTCGAGGCGCTGCCAATCGTCGAATGGATATGCCTGGAGCTCGGTCGCGCAGCGGGGTTCGTCGTTCCCGACGCGGCGCTCGTCGGCATGCCCGACCGCATGGCGCCCGCACTCGTCGTCGAGCGGTTCGACATCAGGCGAGATAAGACTGACAAGCGCCGCCTTGCGCTCGATGACTTTTGCTCGGTGCTCGACTTGCCCGCGTCGGCCAAGTACGACGGCACCATCGAGGGCGTGGCGCGCGGGCTTCGACCGCTGTCCACCGATCCCGCCGACGATCTCGATATTCTCTTCCGGCTCGCACTGTTCGCGTGGTTGGTAGCCGACGGGGACATGCACCTCAAAAACCTGGCGCTGCTGAGGGTCGCCGCGCCCGGCGTGCGGCAATTTGAAAGCGTCCGGTTCGCGCCGCTCTATGACGCCGTCACCACGCGGGTCTTTCCCGGCCTCGCCAGCGATCGCATGGCGCTAAAGCTGAGCGGGAAGGACGAACGGCTCACGCCACGTGATTTTCTGACGCTCGCCCGCACGATCGAGCTTTCCATCGCGCGTGCGGAAGAGGCTATGGCGAGCGTCACGGCGGCGACGCGCAAAGCCGCGGGCGCCATCTCGCTGCCAGTAATGGCGCGGGACGGCGAAGGCGCCAAGTCCGTAGAGGAACGCGTCAAGGCGATCGTCGCCGAGCGATGCGGCGCGTTCGCATGA
- a CDS encoding acyl-CoA dehydrogenase family protein has translation MANENLARKIDQDVYSRLDAAIDTTVKVNADRNDLESRFPRENLTALAEAGWTGVLNEPRFGGLGLGHVDFAEAAYRIGQADASTGLVYIMHVGAAQTINLFGSDDQKERWLKTRNGGLLGTYSTSERATGGHWWYNLSEASRDGEDYRVNAEKSFTTSSGQADFYVVQTRTPGAKDQADIVFFIVDGKSAGIEAKPWDALGVRGNHSGPIRYTNVRVPRRDRIGTEGQGKEIIYNGVSPVYLIGLGAVWEGVARGALSAAVAHTTSFVHKDRNKSLSDYQAIRQELGAAKVLVETLRPWRLELAARLDALWRAGKPQSEILIPLTEFKVHAAEVANKVAATALTVTGGYGYHRGPIERAFRDARAAIAMGPSNIIARDWIGKSLVGLPLELFYEGGE, from the coding sequence ATGGCTAACGAAAATCTGGCGCGCAAGATCGATCAGGACGTCTATTCCCGGCTGGATGCCGCGATCGATACGACCGTAAAGGTCAACGCCGATCGTAACGATCTGGAAAGCCGCTTTCCCAGGGAAAATCTAACGGCGTTGGCGGAGGCTGGTTGGACCGGCGTGCTGAACGAGCCGCGGTTTGGCGGACTTGGGCTTGGTCATGTCGATTTTGCGGAAGCCGCTTACCGCATCGGACAAGCCGACGCGTCGACCGGCCTCGTCTACATCATGCATGTCGGTGCGGCGCAGACCATCAATCTGTTCGGCAGCGATGATCAGAAGGAGCGCTGGCTCAAGACCCGCAATGGCGGCCTGCTTGGCACCTATTCGACCAGTGAACGCGCCACCGGCGGACACTGGTGGTATAATTTGTCTGAAGCCTCGCGTGACGGTGAGGACTATCGGGTCAATGCCGAGAAATCCTTCACAACGAGTTCCGGTCAGGCCGACTTCTATGTGGTGCAGACGCGCACGCCCGGCGCCAAGGACCAGGCCGATATCGTCTTCTTCATTGTTGACGGCAAGTCTGCGGGTATAGAAGCGAAGCCTTGGGATGCCCTCGGCGTGCGTGGCAATCACTCGGGCCCCATCCGCTACACGAACGTGCGGGTACCGCGACGGGATCGGATTGGCACTGAAGGGCAGGGCAAGGAAATCATCTATAACGGCGTATCACCAGTCTATCTGATCGGGCTCGGCGCGGTCTGGGAAGGGGTGGCCCGCGGCGCCTTGAGCGCGGCGGTCGCGCACACCACGAGCTTCGTGCATAAGGACCGGAACAAGAGTCTCTCGGACTACCAAGCAATTCGTCAGGAGCTCGGTGCGGCCAAGGTGCTCGTCGAGACGCTGCGGCCGTGGCGTCTCGAACTGGCCGCAAGGCTTGACGCGCTGTGGCGCGCTGGCAAGCCGCAGAGCGAAATCCTGATCCCGCTGACCGAGTTCAAGGTCCATGCCGCCGAAGTCGCGAACAAAGTCGCTGCGACGGCACTGACAGTGACGGGTGGCTACGGCTATCACCGTGGGCCGATCGAGCGCGCGTTCCGCGACGCGCGTGCAGCCATCGCGATGGGACCCTCGAACATCATTGCCCGGGATTGGATCGGCAAATCGCTGGTCGGCCTGCCCCTCGAGCTGTTCTACGAAGGGGGCGAATAG
- a CDS encoding acyl-CoA carboxylase subunit beta, translating to MQQLSSLVDVNSEDYRLNEVHNRRLAKELEERQHAARFARPMRDLERLKRQNKLFVRDRIEALLDPETPFLELSTLAATKAYDGEVPGAAQVVGIGIVAGREVVIHADDASVKGGAWYPLSVKKIVRALDIAMENCLPVVHLCDCAGGFLPLQAEFFADRYHAGRILRNQSILSKMGVPQVGIAMGHCSAGGAYVPALSDYNIIVEGTGAIFLGGPPVVKAATGAEISAEELGGAHLHTGVSGTSDYLASSELHAIAIARDIVARLSDPVKAPINRAAPEPPAYSASELYGILPRDPRTQFDMREIIARLVDGSRFHEYKPRYGETLVCGFARLHGYQVGILANNGVLLSESALKGAHFIQLCDKSRTPLLFLQNTTGFMVGRDYERRGITKDGAKLIMAVSGASVPKFTIVCNASHGAGTYAMAGRAFDPRFVFTWPQSQISAMGAEQAAGVLTHVKARQLARHDGHLSTEDLAAIRQPILEEYRERSSAYYATSELWDDGILDPVDTRNALAIVLSASLNSPITSPHYGVLRM from the coding sequence ATGCAGCAGCTCTCGTCTCTGGTGGATGTCAATTCGGAAGACTATCGGCTCAACGAAGTTCATAACAGGCGACTTGCAAAAGAATTGGAGGAGCGCCAGCATGCCGCCCGCTTCGCGCGTCCGATGCGGGATCTTGAGCGTCTCAAGCGGCAAAACAAGCTGTTTGTGCGTGATCGGATCGAGGCTTTGCTTGACCCGGAAACCCCGTTCCTCGAGCTTTCGACGCTGGCGGCTACCAAAGCCTATGATGGTGAGGTGCCCGGTGCCGCTCAGGTCGTTGGGATCGGCATTGTCGCGGGCCGAGAGGTCGTCATCCACGCAGATGACGCTAGCGTCAAAGGCGGGGCGTGGTATCCGCTATCGGTCAAGAAGATCGTGCGGGCCTTGGACATCGCGATGGAGAATTGCCTGCCGGTCGTTCATTTGTGCGACTGTGCCGGCGGCTTCTTGCCCTTACAGGCGGAGTTCTTTGCTGATCGCTATCACGCGGGTCGAATCTTGCGCAATCAGTCCATTCTTTCAAAGATGGGAGTACCGCAGGTCGGTATAGCCATGGGCCATTGCAGCGCCGGCGGCGCATACGTCCCGGCGCTTAGCGACTACAACATCATTGTTGAGGGCACGGGAGCGATCTTTCTGGGCGGTCCTCCGGTCGTCAAAGCTGCCACCGGTGCAGAGATTTCCGCCGAAGAACTCGGCGGCGCTCACTTGCATACCGGCGTATCGGGGACGAGCGACTATCTTGCAAGTTCGGAGCTGCATGCGATTGCAATTGCCCGAGACATCGTCGCTCGCTTGAGTGATCCTGTAAAAGCCCCGATCAACCGGGCCGCTCCGGAGCCGCCCGCCTATAGTGCATCCGAACTGTACGGTATTCTTCCGAGGGATCCTCGGACGCAATTCGATATGCGGGAGATCATCGCCCGTCTGGTTGATGGCAGCCGGTTCCACGAATATAAGCCACGTTATGGCGAGACTCTTGTGTGCGGCTTCGCGCGTCTGCATGGCTATCAGGTTGGGATCCTCGCAAACAACGGTGTGCTGTTGAGCGAAAGCGCACTGAAAGGCGCTCACTTCATCCAATTGTGCGACAAGTCTCGAACGCCTCTGCTCTTTTTGCAGAATACGACCGGCTTTATGGTGGGCCGCGACTACGAACGGCGTGGCATAACCAAGGACGGCGCCAAGCTGATCATGGCCGTCTCCGGGGCGTCGGTGCCGAAATTCACAATCGTCTGTAACGCCTCCCACGGAGCTGGAACCTACGCTATGGCGGGACGGGCTTTCGATCCGCGTTTTGTGTTCACGTGGCCGCAGTCTCAGATTTCGGCGATGGGCGCCGAGCAGGCAGCAGGCGTGCTCACACATGTCAAGGCAAGACAGCTGGCCCGCCACGATGGGCACCTCTCCACGGAGGATTTGGCAGCCATTCGTCAGCCGATCCTGGAAGAATATCGGGAGCGGTCAAGCGCGTATTATGCGACATCCGAGTTGTGGGATGACGGCATTCTTGATCCGGTCGATACCAGAAACGCGCTTGCAATCGTTCTGAGTGCCTCGCTCAACAGCCCAATCACCTCGCCGCATTACGGCGTACTCCGAATGTGA
- a CDS encoding class I SAM-dependent methyltransferase: MRTDFSRINQDKAVFDDIYASDDPRAYFSVLGGLDYMIPDVAEPVVRQILAAKASTTSVKPIVLDVGCSYGINAAVHRFPLTFGGLRHRYARREMRAISSETLVRLDRNFYSAWPDVGLARFIGLDVSAPAVSYATGVGLLEQGIVADLEKEPLSTESARILRPTDVIMSTGCIGYVTEKTFSKILDATEKRPWIISFVLRMFPYDSLAATFAKRGLVTERLTGATFIQRRFRDAEEFERTLATLAALGIDATGLESEGLFHADLILSRPESDARAAPLEDIVTVASGRGRPIGPRYVHVGGDEGLQIALEP, encoded by the coding sequence TTGCGAACAGATTTTTCGCGTATCAATCAGGATAAAGCTGTCTTCGATGACATCTATGCTTCGGATGATCCAAGAGCGTATTTCTCCGTCCTGGGAGGCCTGGATTACATGATCCCGGATGTGGCTGAGCCGGTCGTGCGCCAGATTCTGGCAGCGAAAGCCTCGACAACCAGCGTCAAGCCGATCGTGCTTGATGTCGGCTGTTCATATGGCATCAACGCGGCGGTGCATCGGTTTCCACTGACTTTCGGCGGCTTGCGTCACCGCTATGCCCGGCGCGAGATGAGGGCGATCAGTTCCGAAACACTGGTGCGTCTCGATCGCAATTTTTATTCGGCTTGGCCTGACGTTGGACTTGCGCGGTTTATCGGTCTCGATGTATCAGCACCGGCCGTCAGCTATGCAACGGGCGTTGGTCTCCTTGAGCAAGGTATTGTCGCCGACCTTGAAAAGGAACCGCTTTCGACGGAAAGCGCGCGTATTCTCCGCCCTACCGATGTCATCATGTCAACGGGCTGCATCGGCTACGTCACCGAGAAGACGTTCAGTAAAATTCTCGATGCGACAGAGAAACGTCCATGGATCATCTCTTTCGTGCTGCGGATGTTTCCTTATGATTCCTTGGCTGCGACGTTCGCGAAGCGTGGTCTTGTGACGGAACGTCTGACTGGCGCGACATTTATTCAGCGTCGATTTCGCGATGCTGAAGAATTTGAAAGGACTTTGGCCACGTTGGCGGCTCTTGGCATCGATGCGACCGGACTGGAATCGGAAGGTCTGTTCCATGCGGATCTGATCTTGTCCCGCCCTGAATCGGATGCACGCGCCGCTCCCCTGGAAGACATTGTCACCGTCGCCAGCGGTCGAGGCCGGCCAATCGGGCCGCGTTACGTTCACGTTGGAGGCGACGAGGGTTTGCAGATCGCACTGGAGCCTTGA
- a CDS encoding acetyl-CoA carboxylase biotin carboxyl carrier protein subunit: MNHSFEVDGVEYQLWLSRCREDYRLCLHDRVIAPVAFSHRGDGCGVVIIAGESRPIRFAIDGETIHVHMSGETRSLHYRDPLRTLATSKQEINQAVARAPMPGVVIGARVSPGQAVFAGTALMTIESMKLETVIRSPQDGIVERIHFKEGESFEQDAVLVTLLEERT; this comes from the coding sequence GTGAATCACTCTTTTGAGGTCGATGGCGTCGAATACCAGCTATGGCTGTCACGCTGCCGAGAGGACTACCGTCTCTGCTTGCATGACAGGGTGATTGCGCCGGTCGCGTTCTCCCATCGCGGTGACGGCTGCGGTGTTGTCATTATTGCGGGTGAAAGCCGGCCCATCAGGTTCGCCATTGATGGCGAAACCATTCACGTGCACATGAGTGGCGAAACGCGCAGTTTGCATTACCGCGACCCATTGCGAACGCTTGCCACGTCGAAGCAGGAGATAAACCAAGCCGTCGCTCGCGCGCCAATGCCGGGCGTCGTCATTGGCGCCCGGGTTTCGCCTGGTCAGGCCGTTTTTGCCGGGACGGCCCTGATGACGATCGAGAGCATGAAGTTGGAGACCGTCATACGTTCTCCGCAAGATGGCATTGTCGAGCGTATTCACTTCAAGGAGGGCGAGAGCTTTGAGCAGGATGCTGTACTGGTTACGCTCCTAGAGGAGCGGACCTGA
- a CDS encoding acetyl-CoA carboxylase biotin carboxylase subunit produces the protein MRELPFDTVLIANRGEIAVRIIKTLRKLGLRSAIVYHDIDAGTLAVSMADAAIAIDGRTPIAAYLDIPQIIAAARKANAGALHPGYGFLSENAEFARAVTSAGITFIGPAPESIELMGDKIRARNFVQRHGFPVAPCAIEEDDPTTFVRRAGAMGAPLVVKPSAAGGGKGMQIVRDTGALEDAIAQARSEAQRYFADGRLYVERYIESPRHIEVQVLGDAFGNVTHLFERECSIQRRFQKVIEEAPAPGLSSELRQRVCDAAVGIARAANYHSAGTVEFILGGEEFHFLEMNTRLQVEHPVTEMITGVDLVAEQIHIAAGRPLRLAQSDIVPNGHAIEARLCAEAPERGYAPTTGKVLVLDYPDGDGIRIDSGLSRGQKVTTAFDPLLAKIIVHSPSRIETAQKAHRAMRDLVLLGCATNASFLARILADDGFLHGHIHTGYLEEHPHIAAGDPRADLSAFLVAGALLTGPVRESADAVSDLHAALGSWRN, from the coding sequence ATGCGCGAACTGCCTTTTGATACCGTTCTGATCGCCAATAGGGGGGAGATCGCGGTTCGTATCATCAAGACCCTTCGCAAGCTCGGGCTTCGTTCTGCGATCGTCTACCACGACATTGATGCCGGCACGCTTGCGGTCTCTATGGCCGATGCAGCCATCGCGATCGATGGTCGTACGCCGATTGCTGCCTATCTCGACATCCCGCAGATTATCGCCGCCGCCCGAAAAGCGAACGCTGGTGCACTGCACCCAGGCTATGGATTTCTGTCGGAGAACGCGGAGTTCGCCAGGGCCGTTACGAGCGCCGGCATCACATTCATCGGACCTGCCCCCGAAAGCATCGAGCTGATGGGCGACAAAATCCGGGCTCGGAACTTCGTACAGCGGCACGGGTTTCCGGTCGCTCCTTGCGCCATCGAGGAAGATGATCCAACGACCTTCGTGCGCAGAGCCGGGGCCATGGGAGCCCCTTTGGTCGTAAAGCCTTCCGCGGCCGGTGGCGGCAAGGGCATGCAGATTGTGCGCGACACCGGCGCCCTGGAGGACGCAATTGCCCAGGCGCGCAGCGAGGCGCAACGCTACTTCGCAGATGGGCGGCTTTATGTCGAACGATATATCGAAAGCCCGCGTCATATCGAAGTCCAGGTGCTCGGCGACGCCTTCGGAAACGTTACCCATCTGTTCGAGCGGGAGTGCTCGATCCAGCGTCGGTTCCAGAAGGTCATCGAAGAGGCGCCCGCGCCGGGGCTGTCGTCGGAGTTGCGTCAACGGGTCTGCGATGCCGCCGTCGGCATCGCCCGTGCAGCCAACTATCACAGTGCAGGCACTGTCGAATTCATCCTTGGCGGAGAAGAGTTCCATTTTCTGGAAATGAATACGCGTTTGCAAGTTGAGCATCCCGTGACCGAGATGATCACCGGCGTTGATCTTGTTGCCGAACAGATCCACATCGCTGCGGGCCGCCCACTGAGATTGGCACAATCGGACATTGTGCCGAACGGACACGCCATCGAAGCCAGGTTATGTGCAGAAGCGCCGGAGCGCGGATATGCGCCGACAACAGGTAAGGTGCTTGTGCTCGACTACCCCGACGGCGACGGTATACGCATCGACAGTGGCCTTTCGCGAGGTCAGAAGGTCACGACAGCATTCGACCCCTTGCTCGCCAAGATCATCGTGCATTCCCCCTCCCGTATCGAGACTGCGCAAAAGGCGCATCGCGCGATGCGGGACTTGGTGCTTCTCGGTTGCGCAACCAACGCAAGCTTCCTTGCCCGAATCCTCGCGGACGACGGATTTCTGCATGGACACATCCACACGGGTTATCTTGAGGAACATCCGCATATCGCCGCAGGCGACCCCCGGGCCGACTTGTCGGCCTTCCTGGTAGCAGGCGCCCTGCTGACCGGACCGGTCCGCGAATCGGCAGATGCCGTGTCCGACCTTCACGCGGCGCTGGGCAGTTGGAGAAACTAA
- a CDS encoding non-ribosomal peptide synthetase gives MTVAHEMLAPRESFWRQRLERFKSLQLPFVSFSPEVSPRRQSSAWLSPDALVELVPIDRAECVLAAFLIYLARITGESELQLGWEPAPKRPQAGLNAGEALVASVVPMEVAIDLAHDFAQVHRVVAAECAVLRAHDSFAWDLIARCPALREIGMLRSCRPWPISITISDIGSPAAGDLASRASSDAAPCGDLLTLEIRVLDGSFRWHFDASPLASTQIERMTTHLNNLLHAVMADTGQPLGRLALLSGEERTYLLEELNRTAQPYPSHKCIHELFETEVRKVPHAVAVADAETDLSYGELNSRANRLAHHLIGLGLKPGDRVATVLDRSIALVVAQLAILKAGAVYVPIDRGLPSARQSWMMIDCAVRLVLAATDSDGEVEAAIPVQAIEPIIAGEGSDADPGLTLAAEATAYVMYTSGSTGVPKAVAVPHRAVNRLVINNGYAEFSWSDRVAWVGNPAFSISTLEVWAPLLHGGRLIVVPHTAVLQPDILCRLVQQNSVTVLHLTAGLFNRSADHLAPVLASLRLLLVGGGAVDVAVVARVLRQCRPQRLLHCYGATETSTFATVCEITAIDETAGRLPIGRPIANTRIYLLDGDGAPVPFGAVGEIHIGGAGVARGYLNRPELTAERFVADPFSGEAGARMYRTGDLARYLPDGNLEFLGRNDDRVKIRGFRIEPGEIAARLAEDPLVREVVVVAQQDGRGEPRLVGYVVPAEHGAEADLAATLRRHLSARLPDYMVPSALVRVAALPLTPNGKLDRNALPAPDDDAFARAGYAAPQGEIEIALAQIWAELLGVERVGRHDHFFELGVHSLLAVQLMARLRQLSLGVEVSTLFARPVLADLAASLGSHQEVAVPANLITEQSAAITPQMLPLIAPAQDESAGSTGAA, from the coding sequence ATGACTGTTGCCCATGAAATGTTGGCGCCTCGGGAGAGCTTTTGGCGACAGCGGCTTGAGCGGTTCAAGTCATTGCAGCTTCCCTTTGTGTCGTTTTCACCAGAAGTGTCGCCCCGACGGCAGTCGAGCGCTTGGCTGTCTCCTGATGCTTTGGTCGAATTGGTGCCGATCGATCGCGCGGAGTGCGTACTAGCTGCTTTCCTGATCTATCTTGCCCGCATCACGGGTGAATCTGAGCTTCAACTCGGCTGGGAGCCCGCACCCAAGCGGCCGCAAGCGGGCCTGAACGCGGGTGAGGCGCTGGTCGCCTCCGTCGTTCCAATGGAGGTGGCCATTGATCTTGCTCATGACTTTGCGCAGGTGCACAGGGTTGTTGCAGCCGAATGCGCCGTCCTGAGAGCGCACGATAGTTTTGCCTGGGATCTGATCGCGCGCTGCCCGGCGTTGCGGGAGATCGGGATGTTACGGTCCTGCCGACCCTGGCCGATTAGCATCACCATCAGCGACATCGGCTCTCCCGCTGCTGGTGATCTGGCTTCGCGCGCCAGTTCGGACGCAGCTCCATGTGGTGATTTGCTGACGTTGGAAATCCGCGTGCTCGATGGAAGCTTTCGATGGCACTTTGATGCAAGTCCGCTGGCGTCCACGCAAATCGAGCGGATGACGACGCATCTGAACAATCTCTTGCACGCCGTGATGGCCGATACAGGGCAGCCGCTGGGACGGCTTGCGCTGTTGTCAGGTGAAGAGCGCACCTACCTCTTGGAGGAACTGAACCGAACGGCTCAGCCCTATCCGTCGCATAAGTGCATCCATGAGCTGTTCGAGACCGAGGTCCGGAAAGTGCCGCATGCGGTAGCGGTGGCCGATGCGGAGACAGACTTAAGTTATGGCGAGCTCAACAGCCGGGCGAACCGGCTGGCGCATCATCTCATTGGGCTTGGACTCAAGCCGGGGGATCGCGTCGCGACCGTGTTGGATCGCTCCATCGCCCTTGTCGTGGCGCAGCTGGCCATTCTGAAGGCAGGCGCGGTCTACGTACCGATCGATCGGGGGCTTCCATCCGCGCGACAGAGCTGGATGATGATTGACTGTGCTGTGCGCCTGGTGCTCGCGGCAACCGACAGTGACGGCGAGGTCGAGGCTGCCATTCCTGTTCAGGCCATTGAGCCAATCATCGCTGGAGAGGGATCTGATGCCGATCCAGGCTTGACATTGGCCGCCGAGGCCACCGCCTATGTGATGTACACGTCGGGGTCGACTGGCGTTCCCAAGGCGGTTGCTGTTCCTCATCGTGCCGTCAACCGGCTTGTGATCAACAATGGATATGCGGAGTTTAGCTGGAGTGATCGGGTAGCGTGGGTGGGCAATCCCGCCTTTAGTATCAGTACGCTGGAAGTCTGGGCGCCACTGCTCCACGGTGGACGCCTGATTGTTGTTCCACACACTGCCGTTCTGCAGCCGGATATCCTGTGCAGGCTGGTTCAGCAGAACAGCGTCACCGTGCTGCATTTGACAGCCGGACTGTTCAACCGGAGCGCCGATCATTTGGCGCCGGTGCTGGCGAGTTTGCGATTGCTATTGGTTGGCGGCGGTGCAGTCGATGTGGCGGTGGTCGCACGCGTGTTGCGCCAGTGTAGGCCGCAACGTCTGTTGCACTGCTATGGCGCAACCGAGACATCGACCTTTGCGACGGTCTGCGAGATCACCGCGATCGACGAGACAGCCGGTCGGCTGCCGATCGGCCGGCCGATCGCCAACACGCGGATCTACCTGCTGGACGGTGATGGCGCGCCCGTTCCGTTCGGGGCGGTGGGGGAGATCCATATCGGCGGCGCCGGCGTTGCCCGCGGCTATCTGAACCGGCCCGAGCTGACCGCGGAGCGGTTCGTGGCCGATCCGTTCAGCGGCGAGGCCGGCGCGCGGATGTACCGGACTGGCGACTTGGCGCGCTATCTGCCGGACGGCAATCTGGAGTTCCTGGGCCGCAATGACGATCGGGTCAAGATTCGCGGCTTCCGGATCGAGCCGGGCGAGATCGCGGCGCGGCTGGCCGAGGACCCGCTGGTGCGCGAGGTGGTCGTGGTGGCGCAACAGGATGGTCGTGGCGAGCCGCGCCTGGTTGGCTATGTCGTTCCGGCGGAGCACGGGGCCGAGGCCGATCTGGCCGCCACGCTGCGCAGGCACCTCAGTGCGCGGCTGCCGGACTACATGGTGCCGTCGGCGCTCGTGCGGGTCGCGGCGCTGCCGCTGACGCCGAACGGCAAGCTGGACCGCAACGCGCTGCCGGCTCCGGACGATGATGCCTTTGCGCGGGCCGGCTACGCTGCCCCGCAGGGCGAGATCGAGATCGCGCTCGCACAGATCTGGGCCGAGCTGCTCGGCGTCGAGCGGGTCGGACGCCACGACCACTTCTTCGAGCTCGGCGTCCACTCGCTGTTGGCGGTGCAGCTGATGGCGCGTCTGCGGCAGCTGTCGCTGGGGGTGGAGGTGAGCACCCTGTTCGCAAGGCCCGTGCTGGCCGATCTGGCGGCAAGCCTGGGCAGTCATCAGGAAGTGGCCGTCCCGGCCAACCTGATCACCGAACAGAGTGCGGCGATCACGCCGCAGATGCTGCCGCTGATCGCGCCGGCGCAGGACGAGTCTGCAGGATCAACTGGCGCGGCTTGA
- a CDS encoding outer membrane protein, with amino-acid sequence MKKLLLVTASIVALIGAAPAFAADLAQQPIYTKAPPPPAPVAAAIYDWSGFYLGANGGWGSTHSSWDFGGVTPEGSHDASGGTVGGQFGYRWQTGQVVFGVEGQGNWADFSGSNVSTAFPGNINQTKTGSFGLLTGQVGYAINNVLLYAKGGAAVTGNTYQINTLAGAPLASTDNTRWGGVVGAGIELGFAPNWSVGVEYDHIFRHDANVNFSTPAGAVASDRVGQDFDLLTARLNYKFWGPVVLKY; translated from the coding sequence ATGAAGAAGTTGTTGCTTGTGACTGCCAGCATCGTCGCGTTGATCGGGGCAGCACCCGCATTCGCCGCCGATCTCGCTCAGCAGCCCATCTACACCAAGGCACCGCCGCCGCCAGCACCGGTCGCGGCCGCAATCTATGACTGGAGCGGTTTCTATCTTGGTGCCAATGGCGGCTGGGGTTCGACCCATAGCTCCTGGGATTTTGGAGGCGTCACGCCCGAGGGCTCTCACGACGCGAGCGGCGGAACCGTTGGTGGCCAGTTCGGCTATCGCTGGCAGACGGGCCAGGTGGTTTTCGGTGTCGAAGGCCAAGGCAACTGGGCCGATTTCAGCGGCTCCAATGTCAGCACCGCCTTCCCGGGCAACATCAATCAGACGAAGACCGGTTCGTTCGGTCTGCTTACAGGCCAGGTCGGCTATGCCATCAACAACGTATTGCTCTACGCCAAGGGCGGTGCCGCGGTGACCGGCAATACCTATCAGATCAACACTCTCGCCGGCGCGCCGCTGGCGAGCACCGACAATACCCGCTGGGGCGGCGTGGTCGGGGCGGGCATCGAACTCGGCTTCGCGCCGAATTGGTCGGTCGGCGTCGAGTACGACCATATATTCCGGCACGACGCTAACGTGAACTTCAGCACCCCCGCGGGTGCGGTCGCTAGCGATCGCGTCGGGCAGGATTTCGACCTGCTGACCGCGCGGCTGAACTACAAGTTCTGGGGCCCGGTCGTTCTCAAATACTAA